One genomic region from Haloterrigena gelatinilytica encodes:
- a CDS encoding flagellin yields the protein MVRASVVQLLLFTAAISAATLFAGSIATEAGLYAQSVEDEGARDVATIDGEISLINHPEAGTTYNETADNVTIYAKNVGGGSLEADAADLLIDGEYVRSVETSVLERGDSLWREGAVLELTAPASLDPGIHRAVVDADGARDRLEFEHRIAYWTSPDGQNGTADDCTAENCTVSLSESGGELTLEMATELDQPNESVAYASSNETVATVDPENGTTDAAGTDSTTLYLHETGETTVTLDVGWDTDEILIRVEE from the coding sequence ATGGTCCGAGCCTCCGTCGTCCAGTTACTGTTGTTCACCGCCGCGATCAGCGCCGCGACGCTGTTCGCGGGCAGCATCGCCACGGAGGCCGGGCTGTACGCCCAATCCGTCGAGGACGAGGGCGCACGGGACGTCGCGACGATCGACGGCGAAATTTCGCTCATCAACCATCCCGAGGCCGGGACGACGTACAACGAGACCGCCGACAACGTGACGATATACGCCAAGAACGTCGGCGGCGGCTCGCTCGAGGCCGACGCCGCCGACCTCCTGATCGACGGCGAGTACGTGCGGTCCGTCGAGACCAGCGTTCTCGAGCGAGGGGACTCCCTCTGGCGCGAGGGGGCGGTCCTCGAGCTGACCGCACCGGCGTCGCTCGATCCGGGGATCCACCGCGCGGTCGTCGACGCCGACGGCGCCCGGGATCGCCTCGAGTTCGAGCACCGAATCGCTTACTGGACCAGCCCGGACGGACAGAACGGGACCGCCGACGACTGTACCGCGGAGAACTGTACCGTCTCCCTGAGCGAGAGCGGCGGCGAACTGACGCTCGAGATGGCGACGGAACTCGACCAGCCGAACGAATCGGTCGCGTACGCGAGTTCCAACGAGACCGTCGCGACGGTCGACCCCGAGAACGGGACGACCGACGCGGCTGGAACCGACTCGACGACGCTCTACTTGCACGAAACCGGTGAGACCACCGTCACGCTCGACGTCGGGTGGGACACCGACGAGATCCTGATCCGCGTCGAGGAGTAG
- a CDS encoding metallophosphoesterase family protein has translation MARSRVAIVSDTHVPTRERSIPDWVVDEIERADHAIHAGDFDSNEAYERLVDLAGGPANLTAVRGNTDPATIDVPTTATLAVDGVTFVVTHGTGSPRGWHERVVETARSERDGDQDPVAVAGHTHEVVDTTVDGVRVLNPGSATGASPADRATMLVATVEDGSLAVEERTG, from the coding sequence ATGGCACGGTCACGCGTCGCGATCGTCTCCGATACGCACGTCCCCACTCGAGAGCGATCGATCCCCGACTGGGTCGTCGACGAGATCGAGCGCGCCGACCACGCGATCCACGCGGGGGATTTCGACTCGAACGAGGCCTACGAGCGGCTGGTCGACCTCGCGGGCGGCCCCGCGAACCTGACGGCCGTCCGCGGCAACACCGATCCCGCGACGATCGACGTCCCGACGACGGCGACCCTCGCAGTCGACGGCGTGACGTTCGTCGTCACCCACGGCACCGGGTCGCCGCGCGGCTGGCACGAGCGCGTCGTCGAGACCGCTCGAAGCGAAAGAGACGGAGACCAGGACCCCGTCGCCGTCGCCGGCCACACCCACGAGGTGGTCGATACGACGGTCGACGGCGTTCGGGTACTCAATCCCGGGAGCGCGACCGGCGCCAGCCCCGCCGACCGCGCGACGATGCTCGTCGCGACCGTCGAGGACGGCTCGCTCGCGGTCGAAGAACGGACCGGCTGA
- a CDS encoding polysaccharide deacetylase family protein, with amino-acid sequence MSGFGRRDVCRLGAAGALTVAGLGTAGTGAVVGSAGSDTNGRVVFVYDDSWREDWTDTFPVHQDEGVPACSAAVVDHVDTSWGLLPEHLREMEDAGWEIMAHTASHVAVGNLYLTAPAAAGDERLYLDGSFLAEYEGEEIVISDGDRTVENAVAGGDRDDTGIYLDLAEPIGESFDAETAYVRFTEDRIRDEVVGSKDALEELGVEVDGFVSPFGRSDGLVEDLVRDHYAAFANRGGDGVNALEGLDPHALGRSSIDGHAVSEAEIEAFFDDVAANDALGIAVGHSQFDETTPERIRFAIRAAKERDLEIVTLRTALADLEDRAGDGDGTAADPSESDETDGAGGESDESDDDSLPGFGVAGTLAGLGTAGYLLSNRRRDDERS; translated from the coding sequence ATGAGCGGTTTCGGCCGACGAGACGTCTGCCGGCTCGGCGCGGCGGGCGCGTTGACGGTGGCCGGACTCGGGACCGCCGGCACCGGAGCGGTCGTCGGTTCCGCCGGATCGGACACGAACGGTCGCGTCGTGTTCGTCTACGACGATAGCTGGCGCGAGGACTGGACGGACACGTTCCCCGTCCATCAGGACGAGGGCGTCCCCGCCTGTAGTGCGGCCGTCGTCGACCACGTCGACACCTCATGGGGGCTGCTCCCGGAACACCTGCGGGAAATGGAGGACGCGGGCTGGGAGATCATGGCCCACACCGCGAGTCACGTCGCGGTCGGCAACCTCTATCTGACCGCGCCGGCCGCGGCCGGCGACGAACGGCTCTATCTCGACGGGAGCTTCCTCGCCGAATACGAGGGCGAGGAGATCGTGATCAGCGACGGCGATCGAACCGTCGAGAACGCCGTCGCCGGCGGCGACCGGGACGACACCGGCATCTACCTCGACCTCGCGGAGCCGATCGGCGAGTCGTTCGACGCGGAGACCGCGTACGTCCGCTTCACCGAGGACCGGATCCGAGACGAGGTCGTCGGCTCGAAGGACGCGCTCGAGGAGTTGGGCGTCGAGGTCGACGGGTTCGTCTCGCCGTTCGGTCGCAGCGACGGGCTGGTCGAGGACCTCGTTCGGGACCACTACGCCGCGTTCGCGAACCGCGGCGGCGACGGAGTGAACGCGCTCGAGGGACTCGATCCGCACGCGCTCGGTCGCTCGAGCATCGACGGGCACGCGGTGAGCGAAGCCGAGATCGAGGCCTTCTTCGACGACGTCGCCGCGAACGACGCCCTCGGCATCGCGGTCGGTCACAGCCAGTTCGACGAGACGACCCCCGAACGGATCCGGTTCGCGATTCGGGCGGCGAAAGAGCGCGACCTCGAGATCGTGACGCTTCGAACGGCGCTGGCCGATCTCGAGGACCGGGCGGGGGACGGCGACGGGACCGCCGCGGATCCGAGTGAGAGCGACGAGACCGACGGAGCCGGTGGAGAATCCGACGAGAGCGACGACGATTCGCTGCCGGGATTCGGGGTCGCCGGCACGCTCGCCGGCCTCGGTACCGCAGGGTATCTCCTCTCGAATCGGCGACGCGACGACGAGCGATCCTGA
- a CDS encoding ribbon-helix-helix protein, CopG family, producing the protein MTERVTVSLDEDSHAALETLLSETNHGQSELVRRALTFYAANFEAASGRPSDNLEQYYRMLTSGEHVLLDVDFLHAFLEHCYDGGDPDPEFVAAADRVSDYHAREYAQRFESVGEVLEWLSFCGFLEVRREEDDVYHIVFPSEAIRWFMTRFLERSTVDMPTEIEIERGVSKVIVTEGGGD; encoded by the coding sequence ATGACCGAACGTGTCACGGTATCTCTCGACGAAGACTCGCACGCGGCCCTCGAGACGCTGCTGTCCGAGACCAACCACGGACAGAGCGAACTCGTTCGCCGGGCGCTGACGTTCTACGCGGCGAACTTCGAGGCCGCGAGCGGCCGGCCGAGCGACAACTTAGAGCAGTACTACCGGATGCTGACCTCCGGCGAACACGTGCTGTTGGACGTCGACTTCCTCCACGCCTTCCTCGAGCACTGCTACGACGGCGGCGATCCGGATCCGGAGTTCGTGGCGGCGGCCGACCGCGTCTCCGACTACCACGCCCGCGAGTACGCCCAGCGGTTCGAGAGCGTCGGCGAGGTGCTCGAGTGGCTCTCCTTCTGTGGCTTCCTCGAGGTGCGCCGCGAGGAGGACGACGTCTACCACATCGTCTTCCCGTCGGAAGCGATCCGCTGGTTCATGACCCGGTTCCTCGAGCGCAGCACCGTCGACATGCCCACCGAAATCGAGATCGAACGGGGCGTCTCGAAGGTGATCGTCACCGAAGGCGGAGGCGACTGA
- a CDS encoding GNAT family N-acetyltransferase codes for MTFPRLSLREATSADAASIAAVHEASIRVLGSDGYDDEQVRAWLSNVHPERYPLEQDGFRVVVADHEADGVVGFGLLDCEPAGRGDPSTGEIGAVYVHPDHARRGIGRAILETLESAARDAGLESLVLTASRNAVGFYERQGYAGVETVRLEMEDGVALACLEMRKAVV; via the coding sequence ATGACTTTCCCTCGGCTCTCGCTCCGCGAGGCGACGTCCGCAGACGCCGCGTCGATCGCCGCCGTCCACGAGGCGTCGATTCGCGTCCTCGGCAGCGACGGGTACGACGACGAGCAGGTCCGGGCGTGGCTCTCGAACGTCCATCCCGAGCGGTACCCGCTCGAGCAGGACGGATTCCGCGTCGTCGTCGCCGACCACGAGGCCGACGGCGTCGTCGGATTCGGCCTGCTCGACTGCGAGCCCGCCGGCCGCGGCGATCCGTCGACCGGCGAAATCGGGGCCGTCTACGTCCACCCCGATCACGCGCGCCGGGGCATCGGTCGGGCGATCCTCGAGACGCTCGAGTCGGCCGCCCGCGATGCGGGCCTCGAGTCGCTCGTGCTGACCGCCTCGAGAAACGCCGTCGGGTTCTACGAGCGACAGGGCTACGCGGGCGTCGAGACGGTTCGCCTCGAGATGGAAGACGGCGTGGCGCTGGCGTGTCTGGAGATGCGAAAGGCAGTGGTGTAG
- a CDS encoding TIGR00341 family protein codes for MRLVQLTVPTGKRETILEELDDRGIDYVLTDEESNRGYTAVVYFPLPDPAVEPVLDELQDVGVDEDAYTVVVDAETVVSRRFEALREEYENGDVETDRISRQELQSEADSLTPTFAVYVIMTVISAVVATAGLFLDSPAVVVGSMVIAPLIGPALGLSVGSVIDDEELFKESLVYQILGIVLAIGAAAIFALLVRVTNIVPPGLNISTVGEISERLAPDLLSLAIALGAGVAGIISIATGTAVALVGVMIAAALIPPAAAAGIAIAWGEPAAAIGATVLVLVNVLSVNLAGLLTLWWAGYRPENLFSLGETEQRVRRRVLGLAVIVLVFAVFLGAITYSSYTVSTFEENANDEAQRVLSEEEFAEYQLLEFDVVMDESYPFIGPQRVVVTVGGPPGEAPPELADRLHERINQHTDEEVDVQVRYVGLLER; via the coding sequence GTGCGGCTCGTTCAGTTGACGGTACCGACGGGGAAGCGGGAGACGATCCTCGAGGAGCTCGACGACCGGGGGATCGACTACGTCCTGACCGACGAGGAGAGCAATCGGGGGTACACCGCGGTCGTCTACTTCCCGCTGCCGGATCCGGCCGTCGAACCGGTGCTCGACGAGCTCCAGGACGTGGGCGTCGACGAGGACGCCTACACGGTCGTCGTCGACGCGGAGACGGTCGTCTCGCGGCGCTTCGAGGCTCTCCGCGAGGAGTACGAGAACGGCGACGTCGAGACCGACCGCATCTCGAGACAAGAGCTGCAGTCCGAGGCCGATTCGCTGACGCCGACGTTCGCGGTCTACGTGATTATGACGGTCATCAGCGCCGTCGTCGCCACCGCGGGACTGTTCCTCGACTCGCCGGCCGTCGTCGTCGGGTCGATGGTGATCGCGCCGCTGATCGGGCCGGCGCTCGGGCTGAGCGTCGGCTCGGTGATCGACGACGAGGAACTGTTCAAGGAGAGCCTCGTCTACCAGATCCTCGGGATCGTCCTCGCGATCGGCGCGGCGGCGATCTTCGCCCTGCTAGTCAGGGTAACCAACATCGTGCCGCCGGGGCTCAACATCAGCACGGTCGGCGAGATCTCCGAGCGGCTCGCGCCGGACCTGCTCTCGCTGGCGATCGCGCTGGGCGCCGGCGTCGCGGGGATCATCAGCATCGCGACGGGAACCGCCGTCGCCCTGGTCGGCGTCATGATCGCGGCGGCGTTGATCCCGCCGGCCGCGGCAGCCGGCATCGCGATCGCGTGGGGCGAACCCGCCGCCGCCATCGGCGCGACCGTGCTCGTACTGGTAAACGTGCTCTCGGTGAATCTCGCCGGGCTCCTGACGCTGTGGTGGGCCGGTTATCGCCCGGAAAACCTGTTCTCGCTCGGCGAGACGGAACAACGCGTTCGCAGGCGAGTGCTCGGACTGGCCGTGATCGTCCTCGTCTTCGCCGTCTTCCTCGGGGCCATCACCTACTCGTCGTACACCGTCTCGACGTTCGAGGAAAACGCCAACGACGAGGCCCAACGCGTCCTCTCCGAGGAGGAGTTCGCCGAGTACCAGCTCCTCGAGTTCGACGTGGTTATGGACGAGAGTTATCCCTTCATCGGGCCGCAACGCGTCGTCGTCACCGTCGGCGGCCCGCCAGGCGAAGCGCCGCCCGAGCTGGCCGATCGGTTACACGAGCGGATCAACCAGCACACGGACGAGGAGGTCGACGTCCAGGTCAGGTACGTCGGGCTCCTCGAGCGCTGA
- a CDS encoding Nramp family divalent metal transporter, translating into MGIVDRLKAIGPGALVAAAFVGPGTVTTASVIGAEYAYLLVWTIAFSILATMVLQEMSARLGLITKEGLGEAFRNEFSNPLARGVTIALVVSAIGIGTAAFQTGNIVGGAAGLATITGISENIWGPIMGLVAAGLLWTGSYKLIERVFIGLVIVMGLAFVLNAIIVRPDPTALAGGLVPTVPEGSAYLIAGLVGTTVVGYNLFLHASTVQERWDGAADLAECRTDTIAMVAVGGVITTAIVVTAAAVFPEGTQISDVGEMADQLEPVFGGYALTFFAIGLFAAGFTSSMSAPLAGAYATAGALGWERDLKSTRFRAIWLTIIGIGILFSALDYNPVEVIVFAQVANGLLLPILAVFLIYAMNNDELLGEYTNSTLQNVLGGLVAVVVIGIGLRTLYDVLLL; encoded by the coding sequence ATGGGCATTGTAGACCGACTCAAGGCGATCGGGCCCGGAGCGCTGGTGGCGGCGGCGTTCGTCGGACCGGGAACCGTCACGACCGCGAGCGTCATCGGCGCGGAGTACGCGTATCTGCTCGTGTGGACGATCGCGTTCTCGATCCTGGCGACGATGGTGCTCCAGGAGATGAGCGCGCGGCTCGGCCTGATCACGAAGGAGGGACTGGGGGAAGCGTTTCGAAACGAGTTCTCGAACCCGCTCGCGAGGGGCGTGACGATCGCGCTCGTCGTGAGCGCGATCGGGATCGGGACGGCGGCGTTCCAGACCGGCAATATCGTCGGCGGCGCCGCCGGCCTGGCGACGATCACGGGCATCAGCGAGAACATTTGGGGCCCGATCATGGGGCTGGTCGCCGCCGGCCTCCTGTGGACGGGCAGCTACAAGTTGATCGAGCGGGTCTTCATCGGTCTCGTCATCGTGATGGGCCTGGCGTTCGTGCTCAACGCGATTATCGTCCGTCCGGACCCGACGGCGCTCGCGGGCGGCCTCGTGCCGACGGTCCCCGAGGGCTCGGCGTACCTGATCGCCGGTCTCGTCGGGACCACCGTCGTCGGCTACAATCTGTTCCTGCACGCGAGCACCGTCCAGGAGCGGTGGGACGGCGCCGCGGACCTCGCGGAGTGTCGGACTGACACGATCGCGATGGTCGCCGTCGGCGGCGTCATCACGACGGCGATCGTCGTCACCGCGGCCGCGGTGTTCCCCGAGGGAACCCAGATCAGCGACGTCGGCGAGATGGCCGACCAACTCGAGCCGGTCTTCGGCGGCTACGCGCTGACGTTCTTCGCGATCGGCCTCTTCGCGGCCGGCTTCACGAGTTCGATGAGCGCGCCGCTGGCCGGCGCCTACGCCACCGCCGGCGCGCTCGGCTGGGAGCGCGACCTCAAATCGACCCGCTTTCGCGCGATCTGGCTGACGATCATCGGCATCGGCATCCTCTTCTCGGCGCTGGACTACAACCCCGTCGAGGTCATCGTCTTCGCGCAGGTCGCCAACGGGCTCCTGTTGCCCATCCTCGCGGTCTTCCTCATCTACGCGATGAACAACGACGAACTGCTCGGCGAGTACACGAACAGCACCCTCCAGAACGTGCTGGGCGGACTCGTCGCGGTCGTCGTGATCGGTATCGGCCTCCGAACGCTCTACGACGTCTTGCTCCTTTGA
- a CDS encoding LLM class flavin-dependent oxidoreductase, translated as MDIGLGLLTAQQRPDDDRSTAAIYEELLRLGEAADDAGLDSVWTSEHHFADDGYLSGTIPTLGALAGRTDDIEVGSAVALAPFYDSVRLAEDSATIAALSDDRLTLGLSIAYWDREFENFGIPKAERVERTEDAIAVLRNAWEPGPLEYDPEYHAIDPETEVTPTPDESPPIVLGGLAKPAVRRAARLADGWCANEMLSLADVRTRMDDIERVRDEEGIDGEFTTYLIRYGFVGDSKADAWETMRDGYFYQQRKYADWMEDESVDALSDERKAELKEDAIFGTPEQVREELADYREELGDDVHVIFRSYCPGIGTDELLESVERLGTEVAPAL; from the coding sequence ATGGATATCGGACTCGGTCTCCTCACCGCCCAGCAGCGACCGGACGACGACCGTTCGACCGCGGCGATCTACGAGGAACTCTTACGTCTCGGCGAGGCGGCCGACGACGCGGGACTCGATAGCGTCTGGACCTCGGAACATCACTTCGCCGACGACGGCTACCTGTCGGGGACGATTCCGACGCTGGGCGCGCTCGCGGGACGAACGGACGATATCGAGGTCGGATCGGCCGTCGCACTCGCGCCCTTCTACGACTCGGTCCGACTCGCGGAAGATTCCGCGACGATCGCCGCGCTCTCGGACGATCGGCTGACGCTCGGCCTCTCGATCGCCTACTGGGACCGCGAGTTCGAGAACTTCGGGATTCCCAAAGCCGAGCGCGTAGAGCGGACCGAAGACGCCATCGCAGTCCTGCGAAACGCCTGGGAACCCGGCCCGCTCGAGTACGACCCCGAGTACCACGCTATCGATCCCGAGACGGAAGTCACGCCGACGCCGGACGAGTCCCCGCCGATCGTCCTCGGCGGACTCGCGAAACCCGCCGTCAGGCGCGCGGCCCGGCTGGCCGACGGCTGGTGTGCCAACGAGATGCTGTCGCTCGCGGACGTCCGAACGCGCATGGACGACATCGAACGGGTCCGCGACGAGGAGGGGATCGACGGCGAGTTCACGACGTATCTCATTCGATACGGGTTCGTCGGGGATTCGAAAGCTGACGCGTGGGAAACGATGCGAGACGGCTACTTCTACCAGCAACGGAAGTACGCCGACTGGATGGAAGACGAGTCGGTCGACGCCCTGTCCGACGAGCGGAAAGCGGAACTGAAAGAGGACGCGATCTTCGGGACGCCCGAGCAGGTTCGCGAGGAACTCGCGGACTACCGCGAGGAATTAGGCGACGACGTCCACGTCATCTTCCGGTCGTACTGTCCCGGCATCGGAACGGACGAACTGCTCGAGTCGGTCGAACGCCTCGGAACCGAGGTCGCGCCGGCGTTGTGA
- a CDS encoding NUDIX domain-containing protein, with amino-acid sequence MDEGTASGPESDSLRAAVASRMSELPGSGRDRDGDESASDESDVAHVVTAFLRNRGDVLLLRRSDAVGTYRGQWGGVSGFAEGQPDEQVLIEIREETGLEAADVSLVRSGRPVEFEDADLGREWVVHPYLFDCETREIELSEEHDAVEWVAPTAMLDLESGLDAENAHETAAGDEIDVTVPELWTAYERVAPTVRSIAADDEHGAASLSIRALEVLRDRAGLLVAERGEATSSPRDDERGTRESDADPEGEWDELAELAGRLLEARPSMAVLRNRINRVMAEATDGAEGDDAAAGAPRVLESALSNVDRALAADEDAAANAGERIDGSVMTLSRSGTVFEALRDGDPSRVFVAESRPAREGLDVAEALAASDDVDCPVAVHTDAAAAHVLSSEGVDRVVVGADTVLPDGAVVNKTGTRGLAIAAAREDVPVSVVAATDKVSTREGVNLESGDRSAVYDGEAAVDVLNPTFDVTPADCVDEIVTERGALEAADVGDVVEELRGLETWRTDSELTGRETTDRNLSRE; translated from the coding sequence ATGGACGAGGGTACGGCGTCCGGTCCCGAAAGCGATTCCCTCCGGGCGGCCGTTGCCTCGCGTATGAGCGAGTTACCGGGCTCCGGGCGCGATCGCGACGGCGACGAGTCCGCCAGCGACGAATCGGACGTAGCGCACGTCGTCACCGCCTTCCTGCGAAACCGGGGCGACGTCCTGCTGTTGCGACGCAGCGACGCCGTCGGGACGTATCGGGGCCAATGGGGCGGCGTGTCGGGGTTCGCGGAGGGGCAACCGGACGAGCAGGTTCTCATCGAAATCCGCGAGGAGACCGGCCTCGAGGCCGCCGACGTCTCGCTCGTCCGGTCCGGACGCCCCGTCGAGTTCGAAGACGCCGACCTCGGACGCGAGTGGGTCGTCCACCCGTACCTGTTCGACTGCGAGACCCGCGAGATCGAACTGAGCGAGGAACACGACGCCGTCGAGTGGGTTGCCCCGACGGCGATGCTCGACCTCGAGTCCGGGCTGGACGCCGAGAACGCGCACGAGACCGCCGCTGGAGACGAAATCGACGTGACGGTCCCCGAACTCTGGACCGCCTACGAGCGCGTCGCGCCGACCGTCCGCTCGATCGCGGCCGACGACGAACACGGCGCCGCCTCGCTGTCGATCCGCGCGCTCGAGGTGCTGCGCGATCGGGCGGGACTGCTCGTCGCCGAGCGTGGCGAGGCGACGTCGTCGCCTCGGGACGACGAACGGGGAACCCGTGAGTCCGACGCCGATCCCGAGGGCGAGTGGGACGAACTCGCCGAACTCGCCGGTCGGTTGCTCGAGGCGCGCCCCTCGATGGCCGTTCTTCGGAACCGGATCAACCGGGTGATGGCCGAGGCGACCGACGGCGCAGAGGGTGACGACGCCGCTGCCGGTGCGCCCCGCGTCCTCGAGTCGGCGCTGTCGAACGTCGACCGCGCGCTGGCGGCCGACGAAGACGCCGCGGCGAACGCCGGCGAGCGGATCGACGGCTCCGTCATGACGCTCTCGCGGTCCGGGACCGTCTTCGAGGCGCTCCGCGACGGCGACCCGTCCCGCGTGTTCGTCGCCGAGTCCCGGCCGGCCCGGGAAGGGCTCGACGTGGCCGAAGCGCTGGCCGCGAGCGACGACGTCGACTGCCCCGTAGCGGTCCACACCGACGCGGCAGCGGCGCACGTCCTCTCGAGCGAGGGCGTCGACCGCGTCGTCGTCGGCGCCGACACGGTGCTCCCCGACGGTGCCGTCGTGAACAAGACCGGCACCCGCGGGCTGGCGATCGCCGCCGCCCGCGAGGACGTGCCGGTCTCGGTCGTGGCCGCCACCGACAAGGTCTCGACGCGCGAGGGCGTGAACCTCGAGTCCGGCGATCGATCGGCGGTCTACGACGGCGAGGCGGCGGTCGACGTGCTGAACCCGACCTTCGACGTGACGCCCGCCGACTGCGTCGACGAGATCGTCACCGAGCGCGGCGCGCTCGAGGCGGCGGACGTCGGGGACGTGGTCGAAGAGTTGCGAGGGCTCGAGACGTGGCGAACCGATAGCGAGTTGACGGGCCGAGAAACGACAGACCGAAACCTTTCGAGGGAGTAG
- the engB gene encoding GTP-binding protein EngB, with translation MFDTRPDREAEVVLVGRSNVGKSTLMREITGHKFDTGGKPGVTRQPNHYDWAAEDFVVTDLPGFGFMSGVDEEYREAIKTDIVQYVEEYADNILVGVLVVDGKSAVDIIDRHSGPDEIPYDVEMFHFLRDVDVPTVVAVNKMDKVDEKDERLNELCDRLGLYPPWKQWQETIAPITAKNGQISSLNEAVRTHLHEQNRDDLFKFF, from the coding sequence ATGTTCGATACGCGTCCCGACCGCGAGGCGGAAGTCGTCCTCGTCGGTCGCTCGAACGTGGGCAAGTCCACGCTCATGCGCGAGATTACGGGGCACAAGTTCGACACCGGCGGCAAACCCGGCGTCACGCGCCAACCAAACCACTACGACTGGGCGGCCGAGGACTTCGTCGTCACCGACCTCCCCGGCTTCGGCTTCATGAGCGGGGTCGACGAGGAGTACCGCGAGGCGATCAAGACCGACATCGTCCAGTACGTCGAGGAGTACGCCGACAACATCCTCGTCGGGGTTCTGGTCGTCGACGGCAAGAGCGCCGTCGATATCATCGACCGTCACTCCGGCCCCGACGAGATCCCCTACGACGTCGAGATGTTCCACTTCCTGCGGGACGTCGACGTCCCGACCGTCGTCGCCGTCAACAAGATGGACAAGGTCGACGAGAAGGACGAGCGCCTGAACGAACTCTGCGACCGGCTCGGACTCTACCCGCCGTGGAAACAGTGGCAGGAGACCATCGCGCCGATCACCGCCAAGAACGGCCAGATCAGCTCCCTCAACGAGGCCGTCCGCACCCATCTGCACGAGCAGAACCGGGACGATCTGTTCAAGTTCTTCTAA
- the ddh gene encoding D-2-hydroxyacid dehydrogenase has product MQFELERLGVHDSVEAVFPPSELADYLSDLPIAVGVIGDDEIAACDAVVTLEHREAFLEVDWVHSIQAGVDRFPFDEFEADDVILTNSTGIHDRWVGETVAGYLLSFARRLHVHVANQQERRWDQPEWDEGFTLSGTTACVLGTGTLGSGVAEVLGSLGVRVTGVRRSAEPVPGFEEVYATDDLLEAVTDAEFVIVTLPLTDETRHLVDADVFEAMRADAYFVNVGRGPVVDEAALIDALESETIEGAALDVFETEPLPEESPLWELDEVIVTPHCAAFTEDYFRAVGDIVRENVSRLESGEEFHNRVV; this is encoded by the coding sequence ATGCAGTTCGAACTCGAGCGCCTCGGCGTACACGACTCGGTCGAAGCGGTGTTTCCGCCGTCGGAACTCGCGGACTATCTCTCGGACCTGCCGATCGCGGTCGGCGTGATCGGCGACGACGAGATCGCGGCCTGCGACGCCGTGGTCACCTTAGAGCACCGCGAGGCGTTCCTCGAGGTCGACTGGGTGCACTCCATTCAGGCTGGCGTCGACCGATTTCCGTTCGACGAGTTCGAAGCCGACGACGTGATCCTGACGAACAGCACGGGCATCCACGACCGATGGGTCGGCGAGACGGTCGCGGGCTACCTGCTCTCGTTCGCGCGGCGGCTCCACGTCCACGTCGCGAACCAACAGGAACGGCGCTGGGACCAGCCCGAGTGGGACGAGGGCTTCACGCTGTCCGGGACCACGGCCTGCGTGCTCGGCACCGGCACCCTCGGAAGCGGCGTCGCCGAGGTGCTCGGTTCGCTCGGCGTCCGCGTCACCGGCGTCCGCCGTTCCGCGGAGCCCGTCCCCGGCTTCGAGGAGGTCTACGCGACAGACGACCTGCTCGAGGCCGTCACCGACGCCGAGTTCGTGATCGTGACGCTGCCGCTGACCGACGAGACGCGCCACCTCGTCGACGCCGACGTCTTCGAGGCCATGCGCGCGGACGCCTACTTCGTCAACGTCGGCCGCGGCCCGGTCGTCGACGAGGCGGCGCTGATCGACGCCCTCGAGTCGGAGACCATCGAGGGTGCGGCGCTGGACGTCTTCGAGACCGAACCGCTCCCCGAGGAGTCGCCGCTGTGGGAGTTGGACGAGGTGATCGTCACGCCCCACTGCGCCGCCTTCACCGAGGACTACTTCCGGGCGGTCGGTGACATCGTCCGCGAGAACGTCTCGCGGCTCGAGTCCGGCGAAGAATTCCACAACCGCGTCGTCTGA